A window of the Brassica napus cultivar Da-Ae chromosome A2, Da-Ae, whole genome shotgun sequence genome harbors these coding sequences:
- the LOC106424756 gene encoding uncharacterized protein LOC106424756, translating to MSTDWGTVIVAVSLFILLSPGLLFQIPARTRVMEFGNMSTSGIAILVHAVIYFCIFTILVVAIQVHIHF from the coding sequence ATGAGCACGGACTGGGGAACGGTGATTGTAGCGGTGTCTCTGTTCATCCTACTATCACCAGGACTACTGTTTCAGATTCCAGCGAGAACGAGAGTGATGGAGTTCGGGAACATGAGCACGAGCGGTATAGCCATTTTGGTTCACGCAGTTATATACTTCTGTATTTTCACGATCTTGGTGGTAGCTATACAAGTTCACATCCATTTCTGA
- the LOC106414461 gene encoding uncharacterized protein LOC106414461: protein MKLLGWMRTINLSGFDPSNEFKGGFSCLRAQVSSEVLDIRTNSFSFSRASHHDSNPPKTDEELWFDEGGFGGFLAIGTLGRDPETPKFTSSIAEDDVTVAKLVTEKLDKFLEEYPDKDSSSKQGEISKAEYGLFGSSTELTKRGNEVKKMKGLLKNLFKRRKAVEGECNSMEKQGTRDLIKRISKKLHVSPSKTRNDDDYDDYDYSMHKKKDIRKSGQIFQSKVHPVMCTPPRDDNKVDDRRSCKLKIPSLNGGFLVPSSISKVNKKRENWIRTDTEYHVLEL, encoded by the exons ATGAAG CTGCTAGGTTGGATGCGAACTATAAACCTAAGTGGCTTTGATCCATCAAATGAGTTCAAAG GTGGTTTCAGTTGTCTAAGAGCTCAGGTTTCCTCTGAAGTCCTAGACATCCGAACaaactccttctccttctccagaGCATCTCATCATGACTCCAATCCACCGAAAACTGATGAGGAACTTTGGTTTGATGAAGGCGGGTTCGGCGGCTTTCTGGCGATCGGTACGCTTGGTAGAGATCCTGAAACACCAAAATTCACATCTTCCATTGCTGAAGATGATGTAACCGTGGCAAAGCTCGTTACTGAGAAACTAGACAAGTTTCTTGAGGAATATCCAGATAAGGATAGTAGCAGTAAGCAGGGAGAAATATCGAAGGCAGAATATGGTCTCTTTGGATCATCCACTGAGCTTACGAAGAGAGGCAATGAAGTAAAGAAGATGAAGGGTTTACTTAAAAACCTCTTCAAGAGAAGAAAGGCAGTAGAAGGAGAGTGTAACTCAATGGAGAAACAAGGAACCAGAGATTTGATTAAAAGGATATCTAAAAAGCTCCACGTCTCTCCTTCAAAGACGAGAAATGATGATGACTATGATGACTACGATTATTCCATGCACAAGAAGAAAGATATAAGAAAG AGTGGTCAAATCTTCCAAAGTAAAGTCCATCCTGTTATGTGTACACCTCCAAGAGACGATAACAAGGTAGATGACAGAAGAAGCTGCAAACTCAAGATCCCGAGTCTTAATGGAGGGTTTCTCGTTCCAAGTTCCATCTCCAAAGTGAACAAGAAAAGAGAAAATTGGATCAGGACTGACACAGAGT ATCATGTTCTGGAACTGTGA
- the LOC125580334 gene encoding uncharacterized protein LOC125580334 → MSDWGPVFVAVTLFVLLTPGLLIQIPGRNRVVEFGTFQTSGVSVIVHTLVYFTLVCILLIAIQVHMYIA, encoded by the coding sequence ATGTCTGATTGGGGACCAGTTTTTGTCGCGGTGACGCTTTTCGTGTTGCTAACTCCGGGGCTGCTGATTCAAATTCCAGGGAGAAACCGAGTAGTTGAATTTGGAACATTTCAGACAAGTGGTGTTTCGGTTATTGTTCATACCCTAGTCTACTTCACTCTTGTTTGTATTCTCTTGATTGCTATCCAAGTTCACATGTATATTGCCTAA